From the genome of Nitrosopumilus sp., one region includes:
- a CDS encoding ArsR family transcriptional regulator, with amino-acid sequence MESKEKDVNFHKIKVFSSYDEKLKLLGELLSNKSSRNIIKLLMDGEYYTNEIANKLDLRPNLVIHHLKKLEELGLLEITNKKIVKKGNQHRYFKINPSLLITPKYTKDEIKKNGIFQKMFRDGIKFSLIAVSSILSWFALQPEDGPGAPNIDDSIVIDPIIVSLTIVIIGLVLEVIHLRKKKKKDY; translated from the coding sequence GTGGAATCTAAAGAAAAGGATGTCAATTTTCATAAAATCAAGGTATTTTCTTCATATGATGAAAAACTGAAACTACTTGGAGAATTACTAAGTAACAAATCCAGTCGTAACATCATAAAATTACTTATGGATGGAGAATATTATACAAATGAAATAGCAAACAAACTCGATTTACGCCCCAATCTAGTTATTCACCATCTAAAGAAACTAGAAGAGTTGGGATTGTTGGAAATTACAAACAAAAAGATTGTAAAGAAAGGAAACCAACATAGATATTTCAAAATAAATCCAAGTTTGCTTATCACACCGAAATACACTAAAGATGAGATTAAAAAGAATGGAATTTTTCAAAAAATGTTCAGAGATGGAATAAAATTTTCATTGATAGCCGTTTCTTCAATTCTGTCTTGGTTTGCTCTTCAACCCGAAGACGGGCCAGGTGCACCAAATATTGATGATTCTATTGTTATTGATCCCATCATAGTTTCATTAACAATTGTCATAATAGGATTAGTTCTGGAAGTAATTCATTTAAGAAAAAAGAAAAAGAAGGATTATTGA
- a CDS encoding DUF2203 family protein → MFSFFTTKEANAALPDVIKKFEYSLAKNTEVKKIEQELQMSISTTNSFESYVNLKQKLNTAITRFYESVEMLENTGVVVKSIEQGLLDFPSKRFEEEVCLCWKYGETVIKFWHEKDSGFMGRKPIEVSDESLV, encoded by the coding sequence ATGTTCTCGTTTTTTACCACAAAGGAGGCAAATGCAGCATTGCCAGATGTTATAAAAAAATTTGAGTATTCTTTGGCAAAAAATACAGAGGTAAAAAAAATAGAGCAGGAATTGCAGATGAGTATCTCCACTACAAATTCATTTGAATCGTATGTGAACCTAAAACAAAAGCTGAATACGGCAATTACAAGATTCTACGAGTCTGTCGAGATGTTGGAAAACACAGGAGTTGTCGTAAAAAGCATCGAGCAGGGTTTGCTAGATTTTCCTTCAAAGAGATTCGAAGAGGAGGTATGTCTTTGCTGGAAATATGGCGAGACAGTGATTAAATTCTGGCACGAAAAGGACTCGGGATTCATGGGAAGAAAGCCAATAGAAGTCAGTGACGAGTCCCTAGTCTAA
- a CDS encoding DUF4367 domain-containing protein, translating into MTLTSKKHLGMYAMAAVMVALVFTVNGYSETSNVLPGAPVIESTQKTSMQDTIDSLKMDVGIPTYLPNNVEFEQSSVAKDGKSAEIIFSNEDLKVEYYVQKIEQNPIDSIDISPEPITITVEKDGKIVSEKQYDQGNSEYVKTTIRGISAIIVPGDINDDPKIAWYENGILYSISAEVSDQELIRMGNSIQ; encoded by the coding sequence ATGACTCTTACATCTAAGAAACATTTAGGAATGTATGCCATGGCTGCAGTAATGGTAGCTTTAGTATTCACAGTAAATGGGTATTCTGAAACTTCAAACGTATTGCCTGGAGCACCTGTTATTGAAAGTACACAAAAAACCAGTATGCAAGACACGATTGATTCTTTGAAGATGGATGTTGGAATTCCAACATATCTCCCAAATAATGTAGAATTTGAACAAAGTTCTGTAGCAAAAGATGGTAAATCTGCTGAAATCATCTTCTCAAATGAAGATCTTAAAGTAGAATACTATGTCCAAAAAATAGAACAAAATCCTATTGATTCTATTGATATTTCACCAGAACCCATTACAATCACCGTTGAAAAAGATGGTAAAATTGTAAGTGAAAAACAATATGATCAGGGAAATTCAGAATATGTTAAAACTACAATCCGAGGTATCTCTGCAATAATTGTACCAGGGGACATAAACGATGATCCCAAAATAGCTTGGTATGAAAATGGAATCTTGTATTCCATTTCTGCAGAAGTGTCTGATCAAGAATTGATTAGAATGGGTAATTCCATTCAATAA
- a CDS encoding YkgJ family cysteine cluster protein produces MKSKTVTKSLNVLKKGEFPCDSCDTNCCKEYVIFVNAHDIYRLSTGLKMAPENFLEIYGAKDFDLGINVNEGLLDLALKQKDEKCMFLEESEDIFRCTVHDIKPSVCKSYPFQMKDGKLIQMSSKLCPVDWNTQEFEAMMTTHLKKDVAEWKFYDDLVLEWNLKQLKNKSLSDFLKFMMDMVTLEFRKS; encoded by the coding sequence ATGAAATCTAAAACAGTCACAAAAAGTTTGAATGTCTTAAAGAAAGGCGAATTCCCTTGCGATTCATGTGATACAAACTGTTGCAAAGAATATGTGATATTTGTCAATGCTCACGATATCTATCGTCTTTCAACAGGATTAAAAATGGCTCCGGAGAATTTTTTAGAAATTTATGGCGCAAAGGATTTTGATCTTGGAATAAATGTAAACGAAGGATTACTAGATCTTGCATTAAAACAAAAAGACGAAAAATGCATGTTTCTTGAAGAATCCGAAGATATCTTTCGTTGCACTGTACATGACATCAAGCCCAGTGTGTGCAAGTCATATCCGTTTCAAATGAAGGATGGAAAATTGATCCAAATGAGTAGCAAGCTGTGTCCTGTGGACTGGAATACCCAAGAATTTGAAGCAATGATGACTACTCATCTCAAAAAAGACGTGGCTGAATGGAAGTTTTATGACGATCTTGTACTGGAATGGAATTTGAAACAATTGAAAAACAAGTCGCTCTCTGATTTCTTAAAATTCATGATGGATATGGTGACATTAGAGTTTAGAAAATCATAA